The Sorangiineae bacterium MSr11367 genome window below encodes:
- the argH gene encoding argininosuccinate lyase gives MIAKTAAAGGPTLLPEVLAFTSSLSLDRALIREDLLGSLAHLTMLSRRGIVPQDQARAIREGLVSIWDAVQAGTLQLPDEEDVHMAVESLLTSKLGPTAGALHAARSRNDQVALDLHLYVREQCAEIFTSLTKLLSAILERAEVESSTILPSYTHRQRAMPITLSYLFAAYGAMLARDIDAFSFVLQQTDASPLGVGAIAGTSLPIDRVLVRDLLAFERITTNGLDTVGDRDFALDYAYAASRLLVHTSRIATDFVDFASPEFGFVRLDGAIACGSSMMPQKRNPDLFELVRAKSGAGIGNLVTLLVDMKGLPSGYNRDLQEDRGPILATGPLVRSVLDILELGLSRVTFDKMRCLQAVEQDATQATDIAEALVQKGLPFRTAYQLAGTLVRACQDARVPLAHVTTEMAQAIDARLDDEVLLAARIRGAVARKTSPGGTGPDSVREQLESLRAVVTRTKARVEAIPRVATLFAQLREAPL, from the coding sequence ATGATTGCCAAAACGGCTGCCGCCGGCGGGCCCACGCTCTTGCCGGAAGTCCTCGCGTTCACGAGTTCACTCTCGCTCGATCGCGCCTTGATCCGGGAAGATCTCCTGGGAAGCCTCGCGCACCTCACCATGCTCTCGCGCCGTGGCATCGTGCCGCAGGATCAGGCGCGGGCCATCCGCGAGGGGCTCGTGAGTATCTGGGACGCCGTGCAGGCGGGCACCTTGCAGCTTCCCGACGAGGAAGACGTGCACATGGCCGTCGAGTCGCTGCTCACCAGCAAGCTCGGTCCCACCGCCGGTGCACTGCACGCGGCGCGCTCGCGCAACGACCAGGTCGCGCTGGATCTGCACCTCTACGTGCGCGAGCAGTGCGCGGAGATCTTCACGTCGCTCACCAAGCTTTTGAGCGCCATCTTGGAGCGCGCCGAGGTCGAGTCGTCCACGATTCTACCGTCGTACACGCACCGGCAGCGCGCGATGCCCATCACGCTGTCGTATTTGTTCGCGGCCTACGGCGCCATGCTGGCCCGCGACATCGACGCCTTCTCCTTCGTGCTGCAGCAGACCGACGCCTCGCCGCTGGGCGTGGGCGCCATCGCGGGCACGTCGCTTCCCATCGACCGGGTGCTGGTGCGGGATCTGCTCGCGTTCGAGCGCATCACCACGAACGGGCTCGACACCGTCGGCGACCGCGATTTCGCGCTCGACTATGCCTACGCCGCCTCGCGCCTGCTCGTGCACACGAGCCGCATCGCCACCGACTTCGTCGACTTCGCCTCGCCCGAATTCGGCTTCGTTCGCCTCGATGGCGCCATCGCCTGCGGGTCGAGCATGATGCCGCAAAAGCGCAACCCGGATCTGTTCGAACTGGTGCGCGCCAAGAGCGGTGCCGGCATCGGCAACCTGGTCACCTTGCTCGTCGACATGAAGGGGCTGCCCAGCGGCTACAACCGCGACCTGCAAGAGGACCGCGGGCCGATCCTCGCCACCGGGCCGCTCGTTCGCAGCGTGCTGGACATCCTCGAGCTCGGCCTCTCGCGCGTCACCTTCGACAAGATGCGATGCCTGCAGGCCGTGGAGCAAGACGCCACCCAGGCGACCGACATCGCCGAAGCGCTCGTGCAGAAGGGCCTTCCGTTCCGCACCGCCTACCAGCTCGCCGGCACCTTGGTGCGGGCGTGCCAGGATGCGCGCGTGCCGCTCGCCCACGTCACCACCGAGATGGCCCAGGCCATCGACGCGCGTCTCGATGATGAGGTGCTCTTGGCCGCGCGCATCCGCGGCGCCGTCGCGCGCAAGACGAGCCCCGGCGGAACGGGGCCCGATTCGGTGCGCGAGCAGCTCGAGTCTTTGCGTGCGGTCGTCACGCGAACGAAAGCACGCGTGGAGGCGATCCCGCGTGTTGC
- a CDS encoding arginine repressor: MGPVRPNESLSRREAIRHLIRTEQIGTQEELRERVAKLGFDVTQATLSRDLARLRARRVTLAEGGMVYEIEGFPMAAPRGGDLERVRDMVTHIAAGDGLVVVHTLPGAASAVARALDAAKLSELLGTIAGDDTIFLAPARGVAPAKLVKGLISVWKKGMQ; this comes from the coding sequence ATGGGGCCAGTGCGTCCAAATGAATCGCTCTCCCGGCGCGAAGCGATCCGGCATTTGATCCGGACGGAGCAAATCGGCACGCAAGAAGAGCTTCGCGAGCGGGTCGCGAAGCTCGGGTTCGACGTCACGCAGGCGACCCTCTCGCGCGATCTCGCGCGGCTGCGGGCCCGCCGCGTGACCTTGGCCGAAGGCGGCATGGTGTACGAGATCGAGGGGTTTCCCATGGCCGCCCCGCGCGGCGGAGACCTCGAGCGGGTGCGCGACATGGTCACCCACATCGCCGCGGGTGATGGGCTCGTGGTGGTGCACACGCTCCCCGGCGCCGCCTCCGCGGTGGCGCGCGCGCTGGACGCCGCCAAGCTGAGCGAGCTGCTCGGCACCATCGCCGGGGATGACACGATATTTCTCGCGCCCGCACGGGGCGTGGCCCCGGCCAAGTTGGTCAAGGGGTTGATTTCGGTCTGGAAGAAAGGAATGCAGTAG